One Varibaculum prostatecancerukia genomic window, CCGCAGCTGAACGCCGCCACGCTGATCCATATAGGACATCGAGGGATGTACCGGGCGGGCATTTTTATCTAGCAAAACCAGGGACTGCATCTGGGAGCAGAAGCTGATTCCTTTGATTTGTGCTAGTTCCGCCTCTGCCTGGGCTTTTATTTGGGCGGTAGCGCTGGCCATAGCCTGCCACCAGTCATCCGGGTTTTGCTCGATGCCGCCCCCGGCAACTACTTGTAGGCCGTAGCCTTCGCTGGCGCTAGCCAGGGGGCGAATCTGGTCACTGACCTCAAATAAACAGGTTTTAACGCCGGTAGTTCCCACGTCATAGGTTAAGCAATACACTGCTACCTCTTTTCTAGGACTGACCAGAGGATTTCTGTCATCTGTTCGGCAAACTCGCTGGGTGCCGCCACTTGGTAAAGCTGGGAGCGTCCTTTGAAATAAGGAGTAGACAGGGAATACTGCATCATCACCATCGCGTTATCCACGGTGAAGGCGAGGACTTCTGCAGGCAAATCGGTGCGGATATCCCCTTGTTGTTGTCCCTGCTTGATCAGTTCAACCAGTCCCGCGGCGGCATAACTTTCCAATTCACGGGCGATATCAACGATAAAATCCTGATTCCCGGTAGCGGTAATTTCATGGTAAAGCTGCTGGTATTCGGGGTATAGTTCGCAGGAGTTTACGGTTAGCAGCATCAGTTTATGGATTTTTTCCCGCCCGCTGATTTCCTCTTTTAATATCGCGCCGATATCGGTTTCGATAATCCCGGCCCCTAAATGAATCACATATCGGAATAGGTTTTCCTTAGTTTTAAAGTATTGAAACAGTGACCCGACTGAGATTTCGGCGGCTTTCGCAATCCGGTTGGTGTTTGCCGCCTCATAACCTTTTTCCGCAAACTCGCTGACTGCGGCATCAATAATCCGCTGTGCTTTTTCCGAATCTAACTGGCGGAACCGCTGCGTTGCCCATTCCATGTTGATTGCCTCTTGTCGAATAGCTCTTATCGGTGAGTGACACCTCACTCGCATGGCGCGATAGTAGCACGTCTGGGCGTCCTCTAAGTACAATTTCGGTATTTACGCAGGGAAATCGGGGATATTTTCTTACCAAAGCCCCCTGTCATCGCAGAGTAAAACGGTTTTGGGTAGGGAGAGCAAGGGTGGGAACCATTGACAGAATCGCCCCTAAAGATTAACCTAGGTCACATTGCTGTGAGTAAGCGCTCACACGGTCCAATGGGGGTCAAAATGGATATTAATCGTCCCGGAGCGCGGCAGGTAACGCGCGAGCTAGATGAACTAATTAAGCAGCCAATTTACTCGATTTCTCCTTCCGCTTTACGCGAATATGAGGACGAATATTTTGGAAAAAAATGCACCAAGTCGCGGCAGATGATCCGAGAAGCGCAAGAGGTAATCCCGGGCGGGGTGCAGCATAACTTGGCATTTAACCATCCCTTCCCCTTGGTGTTCACCGCCGCTAATGGCAATAAACTGACGGATCTGGACGGTAACGAATACCTGGACTTCCTGCAGGCGGGCGGACCGACAGTCCTGGGGTCGAACCCGCCGCAGGTGCGGGAAAAAGTTATTGACCTGCTCAATACTTGCGGTCCTTCCACCGGGCTTTTCCATGAATACGAGTACCGTCTGGGCGCCTTGGTACGCGACCTGATTCCCTCAGTCGATATGTTTAGGGCGTTTGGGTCAGGAACTGAAGCCTGTATGGCCTCCATCCGAGTGGCGCGCCTGGCTACTAAGCATCGCCACGTCCTAAAAATGGGCGGCGCCTATCATGGCTGGTCAGACCAGCTCGCCTATGGGATTCGGATTCCGGGATCAAAGTTTACCCAGGCCAGCGGAATTCCGTTACGTTGTATGTCGCTGACTGACGAGTTCTTCCCCGGCGACTTGGACGATCTGGAACGCAAACTGAAACACAAGAAACTTACCGGGGGTACCGCCGCGATTATGATCGAGCCCATCGGGCCGGAATCCGGTACTCGCCCGATTACCCAAGAATTTTTACGAGGGGCGAGGGCGTTGGCCAATAAATACGGAGCACTACTTATCTTTGACGAGGTCGTGACCGCCTTCCGGATTTCCGAACATGGGGCCCAAGGCTACTTCGGAGTAATGCCTGACCTGACCGTATTCGGTAAAGTGATCGCCGGTGGCTACCCCTCCGCTGGGGGACTGGGAGGACGCAAAGAATATATGCGCTACCTGGCGGCCGGTATCCAAACCGGAGATAAAGTAAAGAAAGCGCTGGTCGGGGGAACCATGACCGCGAATCCGCTGTCCTCGCTAGCCGGTTACTATACCATTAAAGAGATTGTGGAGACCTCGGCCTGTGACCGGGCTGCCAAGATGGGGGATCGCTTAACCGATGGGCTGCGCGCCCTCATTAAGCAGTACCGCCTGCCGTTTGTGGCGTTCAACCAGCGCAGCGTATGCCACCTAGAGACCGTGGGGACTATGCACTTTGCGATCAACTGGAAGAAGCCCTGGCAGATTCCGCACGTTTTGAAAGCCACCAGTGAGCGTAAGAAAGAAATGGAACATATGGGCGCGGCCTATATGGCGGAAGGGATCGTGACTTTGGCGGGTTCCCGGCTATATACCTCCGCTGCTTATAACGAAGAAGATATCGACCAGGCGCTTGCCGCCTTTGAGCGGGTATTCCAAAAGGTGGTAAAGCTGTGAACTGCGATGAAGATACCAAACGCGCAAAATTAGTTGAGCTGTCCCATCAGCTACTCTCCGACGGGTTAGTGGTGCGCACCTGGGGTAACTTTTCGGTACGAGGCAGCGCGGACGACTTTTTGATTACTCCCTCGGGGCGCCGCTACGAAACCATGACCGCGGAGGAACTGGCTTTATGCACCGGTCCTAAGGAATGGTCCGGCCTCTATAAGCCTTCCTCCGAGTATCCGATGCACGCCCTCACCTATCGGTTATTTCCGCAGGCGCGGTGGGTGATCCATACTCACCAGCCCTATGCGTCAGCTTTGTCGCTGGCGAAAAAGGATTTCGCGTTGGATGACGAAGCGCAGGCTGAGTTGGGGCAAGAGGTGTTGCCGGTGGCTCCCTACGGGTTGCCCTCGACCAAGAAGCTGCACCGCGGGGTGGAGAAAACTTTACAGCGCACCGGGGCGCAAGTGATTTTGATGAAAGCTCATGGTGCCATGATTTGGGCAGAAAGCGCCGACCAAGCACGGCGGCTCGCAAATGCTTTAGAAAAGGTGGCAAAAGATTTGTATCAGCGGGAGCTTTCCTGTTTGCCGCCTTTGCCGGCACGCTCGCTTACTTCTCAGCGTGAGGGGGAGGGGGATGCT contains:
- a CDS encoding TetR/AcrR family transcriptional regulator, whose amino-acid sequence is MEWATQRFRQLDSEKAQRIIDAAVSEFAEKGYEAANTNRIAKAAEISVGSLFQYFKTKENLFRYVIHLGAGIIETDIGAILKEEISGREKIHKLMLLTVNSCELYPEYQQLYHEITATGNQDFIVDIARELESYAAAGLVELIKQGQQQGDIRTDLPAEVLAFTVDNAMVMMQYSLSTPYFKGRSQLYQVAAPSEFAEQMTEILWSVLEKR
- a CDS encoding aspartate aminotransferase family protein: MDINRPGARQVTRELDELIKQPIYSISPSALREYEDEYFGKKCTKSRQMIREAQEVIPGGVQHNLAFNHPFPLVFTAANGNKLTDLDGNEYLDFLQAGGPTVLGSNPPQVREKVIDLLNTCGPSTGLFHEYEYRLGALVRDLIPSVDMFRAFGSGTEACMASIRVARLATKHRHVLKMGGAYHGWSDQLAYGIRIPGSKFTQASGIPLRCMSLTDEFFPGDLDDLERKLKHKKLTGGTAAIMIEPIGPESGTRPITQEFLRGARALANKYGALLIFDEVVTAFRISEHGAQGYFGVMPDLTVFGKVIAGGYPSAGGLGGRKEYMRYLAAGIQTGDKVKKALVGGTMTANPLSSLAGYYTIKEIVETSACDRAAKMGDRLTDGLRALIKQYRLPFVAFNQRSVCHLETVGTMHFAINWKKPWQIPHVLKATSERKKEMEHMGAAYMAEGIVTLAGSRLYTSAAYNEEDIDQALAAFERVFQKVVKL
- a CDS encoding class II aldolase/adducin family protein, whose product is MNCDEDTKRAKLVELSHQLLSDGLVVRTWGNFSVRGSADDFLITPSGRRYETMTAEELALCTGPKEWSGLYKPSSEYPMHALTYRLFPQARWVIHTHQPYASALSLAKKDFALDDEAQAELGQEVLPVAPYGLPSTKKLHRGVEKTLQRTGAQVILMKAHGAMIWAESADQARRLANALEKVAKDLYQRELSCLPPLPARSLTSQREGEGDALVWVDEHGRPTTPDAATQTNHLRIYRERPDVGAIITCHHAQVADFFGGKLPAYLDDFAQIIGLKADDTTRGNAVLTNSAAYCIGADLDAAHSAQIVLEKNALAARYARVCGAKPLKKAEALLMREIYRRKYSKQAG